Proteins from one Candidatus Binatia bacterium genomic window:
- a CDS encoding type I restriction enzyme endonuclease domain-containing protein, whose amino-acid sequence MRGLIDRKIKAMVTLNRARVNYLDKFQKLIAEYNAGSKNIEALFEELVRFMQSLNAEDRRAMSEGLSEEELALFDLLTKPDPTLSKKEEAKVKKVARGLLGTLKREKLVLAWRRRQQSRQAVRLCIEEVLDTLPRAYTPEVYQRKCDLTYQHVYDKYFGEGRSVYAAAGQAA is encoded by the coding sequence CTGCGCGGGCTGATCGACCGGAAGATCAAGGCGATGGTCACGCTCAACCGTGCGCGGGTGAACTACCTGGACAAGTTCCAGAAGCTGATCGCGGAGTACAACGCCGGCAGCAAGAACATCGAGGCCTTGTTCGAGGAGCTGGTGCGGTTCATGCAAAGCCTCAATGCGGAGGACCGGCGCGCGATGTCCGAGGGACTGTCGGAAGAGGAGCTGGCGCTCTTTGACCTGCTCACCAAGCCCGACCCGACGTTGAGCAAGAAGGAGGAGGCGAAGGTCAAGAAGGTCGCGCGCGGGCTGCTGGGGACGCTCAAGCGCGAGAAGCTGGTCTTGGCGTGGCGCCGGCGGCAGCAATCGCGGCAAGCCGTGCGCCTCTGCATCGAGGAAGTGCTCGATACCCTCCCGCGGGCCTACACGCCGGAGGTGTACCAGCGGAAGTGTGACCTGACCTATCAGCACGTGTACGACAAGTACTTCGGCGAGGGGCGGAGCGTGTACGCGGCGGCGGGCCAGGCGGCGTGA